A stretch of the Teredinibacter haidensis genome encodes the following:
- a CDS encoding sulfotransferase, with product MQKNHFISGLPRSGSTLLAGLLRQNPSFYAGMSSPVSSLMNGCLEQMGAGSEFYSFFNTEKRKTICSAVFNAYYQEQIANNKTVIFDTSRVWTARLHQLIELFDNFKVICCVRNPAWILDSFEAIYRKNPFDYSRMYSPQTRQTVYSRCDSLANHLGTFGSAWTSLKEAYYGEYSDRLLLIDYDLLTQFPGRTMELLYQFIEEPAFDHDFNNVSYEVGEFDERIGAKGLHTVRKEVSFKARRSILPPELFQKYSEMAFWQDTAGTSASCISAKSED from the coding sequence TTGCAAAAGAATCATTTTATTTCGGGCCTTCCTCGCTCCGGGTCAACTTTGCTTGCGGGTTTACTCCGCCAAAACCCTTCTTTTTATGCGGGCATGAGCAGCCCTGTCAGTTCACTTATGAATGGCTGTTTAGAACAAATGGGGGCAGGTAGCGAGTTTTATTCTTTTTTTAATACCGAAAAACGCAAAACGATTTGTAGTGCAGTATTTAACGCCTACTACCAAGAGCAAATTGCCAATAACAAAACAGTCATATTCGATACTAGCCGAGTATGGACCGCGCGATTGCATCAATTAATTGAATTGTTTGACAATTTTAAAGTTATTTGTTGTGTAAGAAATCCTGCATGGATATTAGACAGTTTTGAAGCTATTTATCGTAAAAACCCTTTTGATTACAGCCGAATGTATTCCCCTCAAACACGTCAAACAGTGTATTCACGCTGTGATTCCTTAGCAAACCATCTTGGAACTTTTGGCAGTGCATGGACTTCTTTGAAAGAAGCTTATTACGGTGAGTACTCGGATCGCTTACTGCTGATTGATTACGATTTATTAACCCAATTTCCGGGACGAACTATGGAGCTTTTGTACCAGTTCATAGAGGAGCCAGCCTTCGATCACGATTTCAACAATGTTTCTTACGAAGTTGGTGAGTTTGATGAACGCATTGGTGCAAAAGGTTTACATACGGTAAGGAAAGAAGTTTCGTTTAAAGCTCGGCGCAGCATATTACCGCCAGAGCTTTTTCAAAAATATAGTGAAATGGCTTTTTGGCAAGACACTGCAGGCACCTCTGCTAGCTGCATCTCAGCAAAGAGCGAAGACTAA
- the cydB gene encoding cytochrome d ubiquinol oxidase subunit II codes for MMDYETLRVIWWLLVGVLLIGFAITDGFDLGVGALLTLVGKTDNERRVLINTIGPHWDGNQVWFITAGGAIFAAWPLIYATAFSGFYLALMLTLAALWMRPLGFDYRSKIDNAKWRQTWDWLLFVGGLVPALIFGVAFGNLLLGVPFEMDNHLKATYTGSFFGLLTPFALLSGAVSVAMLMMHGATWLQMKTDAQLRSRAEKVAMIFALATSALFALAGLWVGFGLDGYTITSLVDGAAPSNPLTKTVETVAGGWLHNYGQYPWMMVAPALGVVSPLFVALLSLKRLAGWAFVASALSLGGIILTAGFSMFPFLMPSSTLINASLTIWDSTSSYLTLSIMFWVAMVFVPIVLTYTAWSFYTMRGRVRESQIIEQSHSLY; via the coding sequence ATGATGGATTACGAAACCCTTCGTGTTATCTGGTGGTTGCTGGTGGGCGTGCTGTTGATCGGCTTTGCTATTACCGATGGCTTTGATCTCGGTGTTGGCGCGCTGTTAACGCTGGTGGGAAAAACAGATAACGAACGCAGAGTATTGATCAACACCATTGGCCCCCACTGGGATGGTAATCAGGTGTGGTTTATTACCGCAGGCGGCGCCATTTTTGCCGCGTGGCCACTTATTTATGCCACCGCCTTTTCTGGGTTTTATTTGGCGTTAATGCTGACTTTGGCGGCGTTGTGGATGCGCCCTCTGGGCTTTGACTACCGCAGCAAAATCGATAATGCGAAATGGCGACAGACCTGGGATTGGCTGTTGTTTGTCGGTGGTTTAGTACCTGCACTGATCTTTGGCGTGGCCTTTGGCAACTTGCTGTTGGGGGTGCCTTTTGAAATGGACAACCACTTAAAGGCCACCTATACCGGATCCTTCTTCGGTCTACTGACGCCTTTTGCCCTGCTATCCGGTGCGGTTAGTGTTGCAATGTTAATGATGCACGGCGCAACTTGGCTGCAGATGAAAACAGACGCGCAACTACGCAGCCGGGCAGAAAAGGTGGCCATGATTTTCGCGCTGGCGACCAGCGCCCTGTTTGCACTTGCAGGCCTTTGGGTGGGCTTTGGCCTGGACGGCTACACCATTACCTCACTGGTGGATGGTGCCGCGCCCTCTAACCCGTTGACGAAAACCGTGGAAACAGTCGCGGGTGGCTGGTTGCATAATTACGGTCAGTATCCCTGGATGATGGTGGCCCCGGCACTGGGCGTTGTTTCGCCTTTATTTGTGGCGTTGCTGTCGCTTAAGCGCCTGGCTGGCTGGGCCTTTGTCGCCAGCGCGCTTAGCCTTGGCGGCATTATTCTTACTGCGGGCTTTTCCATGTTCCCCTTCCTTATGCCCAGCAGCACCCTGATAAACGCGTCGCTCACGATCTGGGATTCAACCTCCAGCTATTTAACCCTCAGCATTATGTTCTGGGTTGCCATGGTGTTCGTACCCATTGTACTGACCTACACGGCCTGGAGCTTTTACACCATGCGCGGGCGTGTCAGAGAGAGCCAGATCATCGAGCAAAGCCATTCCCTGTATTAA
- the cydX gene encoding cytochrome bd-I oxidase subunit CydX: MWYFTWILGVLLACSFGIINAMWLESTEDMDRDAE; the protein is encoded by the coding sequence ATGTGGTATTTCACTTGGATTCTCGGCGTATTACTGGCCTGCTCATTCGGGATTATCAATGCGATGTGGCTGGAATCGACCGAGGATATGGACAGGGATGCGGAATAG
- a CDS encoding sigma-54 interaction domain-containing protein, translating to MNRIATAKDDGHIELARMLEGFEYPAILLNGDYEILAFNQLYLTTFGEIDLRERGHRCYEVSHGYTQPCDQAGEDCPLSKVRETQKKERVLHIHQTHNGHEHVEIEMLPIEDKSGAVVYFVELLKPIPLASGARASQSMVGSSPAFVRMLDRIAKVGKSSAAVLLLGETGTGKELAAKAIHQSSLRKDKPLITLECSGLTDTLFESELFGYTKGAFTGANSNKKGLVELAHGGTLFLDEIADVPISMQVKLLRLLENRTFRSLGSTEVKSSDFRLICATHKNIHQLIAQERFRLDLYHRINVFPIALPPLRERLEDVPQIAKALLVQLEPEQAFYLTDSSIQLLQEQPMPGNIRELRNILNRAVVLAETNIISRELILECLEAPVTPALPQVASAGDGWTDLKTQEYQYLVHMRQAFHGDIKKMAQTLGISERSLYRKMKDVKDWQSL from the coding sequence ATGAATCGAATAGCGACTGCAAAAGACGACGGCCATATCGAGCTTGCGCGCATGCTGGAGGGTTTTGAGTATCCAGCCATTTTATTAAATGGCGATTATGAGATTCTCGCGTTTAATCAGCTTTACCTCACGACCTTCGGTGAGATTGATCTGCGGGAGCGCGGTCACCGTTGTTACGAGGTTTCTCACGGCTATACGCAGCCTTGCGATCAGGCCGGTGAGGATTGCCCTCTGAGTAAGGTGCGCGAAACGCAGAAAAAAGAACGGGTTTTACATATTCACCAAACCCACAATGGGCATGAGCATGTGGAAATTGAAATGCTGCCCATCGAGGATAAATCCGGGGCGGTCGTTTATTTTGTCGAGCTGTTGAAGCCCATTCCTTTGGCCAGCGGAGCGCGGGCGAGCCAGTCGATGGTGGGTAGCAGCCCGGCCTTTGTGCGTATGTTGGATCGTATTGCTAAGGTGGGTAAGTCGTCTGCGGCGGTACTGCTGCTGGGCGAAACGGGAACGGGTAAGGAGCTGGCGGCTAAAGCGATTCATCAGTCCAGCCTGCGCAAGGATAAACCGTTAATTACTTTGGAGTGTTCCGGGCTTACCGATACGCTGTTTGAAAGTGAACTCTTCGGTTACACCAAGGGCGCTTTTACGGGCGCCAACAGTAATAAGAAAGGCCTGGTAGAGCTTGCCCACGGCGGTACGTTGTTTTTGGATGAAATTGCCGATGTGCCTATTAGTATGCAGGTAAAGCTGCTTCGCTTGTTGGAAAACCGTACGTTTCGTTCACTGGGCAGTACCGAGGTGAAAAGCAGCGATTTTCGGCTGATCTGTGCGACCCATAAAAATATTCATCAGTTGATTGCGCAGGAGCGTTTTCGCCTGGATTTGTATCACCGTATTAATGTGTTTCCCATAGCGTTGCCGCCCCTGCGCGAGCGCCTGGAGGACGTGCCACAGATCGCCAAAGCGCTGCTGGTACAGTTGGAGCCAGAGCAGGCGTTTTACCTGACAGACTCTTCGATCCAGTTGCTGCAGGAGCAGCCGATGCCCGGCAATATTCGCGAGTTGCGCAATATACTGAATCGCGCGGTGGTGTTGGCAGAAACCAATATTATCAGCCGTGAACTGATTCTGGAGTGCCTGGAAGCCCCGGTGACGCCTGCGCTGCCTCAGGTCGCGAGCGCAGGCGATGGGTGGACGGATCTGAAAACGCAGGAGTATCAATACCTTGTGCATATGCGCCAGGCGTTTCACGGGGATATCAAAAAAATGGCGCAAACGCTCGGTATTAGTGAACGCTCGCTATACCGCAAAATGAAGGACGTGAAAGACTGGCAGAGTCTTTAG
- a CDS encoding MBL fold metallo-hydrolase, which yields MSPTQHPYPDQQAAAKDCASHQPYIAPFYCLESQSFSYIVCDPCTKECALIDSVANFDFSRGKLSYQFVETIIRFIEAKELKLKWILETQIHTAHISASSYVKARLGGKIGISAAVQSLIDWLADYSEIHKRVSTPGDYFDHLFNDAEHYQLGELQCRAIATPGHSPACMAHLIEDCLFVGPTLLMPDIGVARTNLPNGNSEALYHSIKKILSLPENTRLFVGHDYNRQARELEFETTIALQQQNNIELFSPFEATEFVYRKQQKEPEIKTPKLMWHALQLNLRAGQRPDTHDADITYLQVPLR from the coding sequence ATGAGCCCTACACAGCACCCCTATCCCGACCAGCAGGCCGCAGCAAAAGACTGTGCCAGCCACCAACCCTATATTGCCCCGTTTTATTGTCTCGAATCGCAAAGCTTTTCTTACATAGTGTGCGACCCCTGCACGAAAGAATGCGCGCTTATCGACAGCGTAGCCAACTTCGATTTTTCCCGGGGTAAACTCAGCTATCAATTTGTGGAGACCATTATTCGCTTTATTGAAGCGAAAGAACTAAAGCTCAAATGGATACTCGAAACACAAATTCACACCGCACATATCAGTGCATCGTCCTACGTAAAAGCTCGGCTCGGCGGAAAAATCGGCATTAGCGCCGCCGTACAAAGCCTTATCGACTGGCTCGCCGACTACTCGGAAATCCATAAGCGCGTATCCACACCCGGCGATTATTTCGACCACCTGTTTAACGATGCAGAACACTACCAGCTCGGAGAACTTCAATGCCGGGCGATTGCAACCCCAGGACACAGTCCGGCGTGCATGGCCCACCTGATCGAAGACTGTTTATTTGTTGGGCCAACGCTACTCATGCCGGATATTGGCGTAGCGCGAACAAACCTGCCCAATGGCAATAGCGAGGCTCTCTATCACTCCATCAAAAAAATTCTCTCACTACCGGAAAATACCCGTTTGTTTGTCGGCCACGACTACAACCGTCAAGCGCGAGAACTGGAGTTCGAAACAACCATAGCCTTGCAACAACAAAACAATATCGAGCTCTTTAGCCCCTTCGAGGCAACAGAATTTGTCTATCGCAAACAGCAAAAAGAACCCGAAATAAAAACACCGAAGTTAATGTGGCATGCACTGCAATTAAACCTGCGCGCAGGGCAGCGACCAGATACACACGATGCAGACATTACCTACCTGCAAGTGCCGTTGAGGTAG
- a CDS encoding SLAC1 anion channel family protein, which yields MTEPQQSPALSTPACPSAMMFRQRLGFFPINLFTITMGLGGLSIAWEKLAVVTRAAAPLGLLLGSLNSLVFLFLLGSYLYKWVLHRQRAAAEFQHPVLLHFFPAVSISLLLLSVFWQKNTSVALALWLGGAVMQLSLTLYVVVQWLSRSVFTLASSNPVWFIPVVGNIIAPITGSFLGYTDVSWLFFFIGLISWALLTVMLVFRLLYFAPLPPPLVPTLVIFLAPPSIGFVAYTALTGVLDIYAKGLFSIAVCIALALAVQTFRFARLPFSLSSWAYSFPLAALTIAFFQFAQLSGILFCWWIAILLLGVTTGIIAWLTLNTLRAYRCNKICVPEAPINTASQP from the coding sequence ATGACAGAACCACAGCAATCCCCTGCTTTATCAACACCCGCATGTCCATCTGCCATGATGTTTCGGCAGCGCCTGGGCTTTTTTCCTATCAACCTCTTTACCATCACCATGGGCCTTGGGGGTTTGTCCATCGCCTGGGAAAAACTGGCGGTGGTGACTCGTGCTGCCGCTCCGCTAGGCTTGTTGTTAGGCTCGCTGAATAGTTTGGTTTTTCTTTTTTTGCTGGGCAGCTATTTGTACAAATGGGTTCTTCACCGCCAGAGGGCAGCCGCAGAGTTCCAGCACCCTGTGTTGCTGCACTTTTTCCCCGCTGTTTCCATTTCCCTGCTATTGCTTTCGGTTTTCTGGCAGAAAAATACGTCGGTGGCTCTTGCCTTGTGGCTGGGTGGCGCGGTGATGCAATTGAGTTTAACGCTTTATGTGGTGGTGCAATGGCTATCGCGCTCGGTCTTTACCTTGGCCAGCAGTAACCCCGTTTGGTTTATTCCAGTGGTAGGGAACATTATTGCGCCCATTACGGGTAGCTTCTTGGGGTATACGGATGTCAGCTGGCTGTTCTTTTTTATCGGTCTGATTTCCTGGGCTCTGCTCACGGTGATGCTGGTGTTTCGGCTACTGTACTTCGCCCCGCTGCCCCCGCCCCTGGTACCTACGCTTGTGATTTTTCTGGCACCGCCGTCAATAGGTTTTGTGGCCTATACCGCGCTCACAGGCGTTTTGGATATTTACGCCAAGGGCCTTTTTAGCATCGCTGTTTGTATTGCTCTTGCATTGGCGGTTCAAACTTTTCGTTTTGCCCGCTTGCCGTTTTCGCTGTCGAGCTGGGCCTATTCGTTTCCGCTTGCGGCTTTGACCATCGCTTTTTTTCAGTTTGCGCAGTTAAGCGGAATACTTTTTTGCTGGTGGATCGCCATTCTTTTACTGGGGGTCACAACGGGCATTATTGCCTGGCTGACGCTTAACACGCTTAGAGCCTATCGATGCAATAAAATATGCGTACCGGAAGCCCCTATCAATACAGCTTCACAACCTTAA
- a CDS encoding cytochrome ubiquinol oxidase subunit I has translation MNETLVELSRWQFAITAMYHFIFVPLTLGMTFMLAIMESVYVMTGKPIYREMTKFWGKLFGINFAIGIATGITMEFQFGMNWSYYSHYVGDIFGAPLAIEGLMAFFLESTFIGLFFFGWDRLSKVKHLMVTWCVALASNFSALWILIANGWMQNPVGAEFNPETMRMEMSSFAELIFNPVAQVKFVHTVSAGYLTGAMFVLAISSYYLLRNQHIAFARRSFAIAASFGFASALSVIVLGDESGYELGDVQKVKLASIEAEWRTHEPPAAFTLIGFPNEETQHTDYAIKIPYLMGLIATRSFDEPVLGLADLKAMNRERIVRGAEANRLLEKLKSSGLSEAEEKQFEHAKNDLGYGLLLEPFAEDMTQPSDAAIEQAVDYSLPKVAPMFWAFRIMVACGFFMLLVFALAFWYSARHSITKPKWLLNLALYSLPLPWIASEAGWFVAEYGRQPWAIAEILPVHTAVSNLSVSDVVTSLLTIVVFYTAMFIVAFYLMLKFARKGPAVESISDQGAQL, from the coding sequence ATGAACGAAACCCTGGTTGAATTATCGCGCTGGCAATTTGCGATAACAGCGATGTATCACTTTATTTTTGTGCCGTTAACGCTTGGTATGACGTTTATGCTGGCGATTATGGAGTCGGTGTATGTGATGACCGGCAAACCGATTTATCGGGAGATGACCAAATTTTGGGGCAAGTTGTTCGGCATTAATTTCGCGATTGGAATTGCGACCGGCATTACCATGGAGTTTCAGTTCGGTATGAACTGGTCGTATTACTCTCACTATGTCGGCGATATTTTTGGTGCCCCGCTGGCGATTGAAGGGCTAATGGCCTTTTTTCTGGAATCGACTTTTATTGGTCTGTTTTTCTTTGGCTGGGATCGCCTGTCAAAAGTGAAGCATTTAATGGTTACCTGGTGCGTAGCTCTCGCGAGTAACTTTTCGGCGTTGTGGATACTAATTGCCAACGGCTGGATGCAAAATCCCGTGGGCGCCGAGTTTAATCCCGAAACCATGCGGATGGAAATGAGCAGCTTTGCGGAACTTATTTTTAATCCCGTGGCGCAGGTTAAGTTTGTACACACGGTATCGGCAGGGTATTTGACCGGCGCGATGTTTGTGTTGGCCATTTCATCCTACTACTTACTGCGCAATCAGCATATTGCATTCGCGCGGCGATCGTTTGCAATTGCAGCAAGCTTTGGCTTCGCTTCGGCTCTCTCGGTAATTGTGCTGGGAGACGAAAGTGGCTACGAATTGGGTGATGTTCAAAAGGTAAAGCTCGCTTCGATCGAGGCGGAATGGCGTACCCACGAACCACCGGCAGCCTTTACCTTAATCGGCTTTCCCAACGAAGAAACCCAGCACACAGACTACGCGATAAAAATCCCCTATTTAATGGGGTTGATTGCTACACGGTCGTTCGATGAACCGGTACTGGGGCTCGCCGACTTAAAAGCGATGAACCGTGAGCGAATTGTGCGCGGTGCAGAAGCCAATCGTCTGTTGGAAAAATTGAAAAGTAGTGGTTTAAGCGAGGCGGAAGAAAAGCAGTTCGAACACGCAAAGAACGACCTCGGCTATGGTCTTTTACTGGAGCCGTTTGCAGAGGATATGACGCAGCCGAGCGATGCGGCGATTGAGCAGGCCGTGGACTACAGTCTGCCCAAGGTGGCTCCCATGTTTTGGGCGTTTCGCATAATGGTTGCCTGCGGTTTTTTTATGCTGCTGGTTTTTGCCTTGGCCTTTTGGTACAGCGCCCGGCACTCCATCACCAAGCCGAAATGGTTGCTTAACCTAGCGCTGTATAGCCTTCCTCTGCCGTGGATCGCCAGCGAAGCGGGCTGGTTCGTGGCGGAATACGGTCGCCAACCTTGGGCCATTGCTGAAATTCTGCCGGTGCATACGGCCGTATCCAATTTGTCGGTCAGCGATGTTGTGACTTCGCTGCTGACCATTGTCGTGTTTTATACCGCGATGTTTATTGTCGCGTTTTATTTGATGCTGAAATTTGCCCGCAAGGGGCCAGCGGTGGAATCTATTAGCGATCAAGGAGCACAGTTATGA
- a CDS encoding ABC transporter ATP-binding protein/permease, whose translation MNGIKPGGEATDKALLVWLEKQSQHFSAELNGLTFLAAVQFMVQLLGFYLLAGIVSCFITLKVQPTLQEIGILAVVFSVQLLVVALRYRQQLRLSRKVLEHFHQRLNQALENQSLALIRDYSVASWQSFFLKRLPAVQQYFCDYLPQRRLSVGIPLVVLLVCFPISWLVTLLLVISAPLVPLFMWIVGSGAAVVHRQHFHALERLSSLFLDRLRARQLLQLHRRVGAEERLFTEASGDLKARTLKVVRVAFLSSSVLDFFSTLALALVAVFVGFSLLGLIGFGNWQTGIALHDGLFVLLLAPLFFSELKTLGRFYHLRAEAVGAAHGLKPVIETPSPRFQIAEDGGLNLSGFEVLANSGKSLVRAESIRLEPGDRVLLQGPSGAGKSIFLEGLIGLRQVKANSELRLLDRRNIGWLPQKPIVLPGSIRENLCLGKVFSERRILKALETVALNSWLAQQENGLDTLMGDYPPLSGGQKQRLAIARLLLFDKPIVFLDEPGAHLSDAQANHIHSILETVFVDKTIVWVSHDLAESPFFNRRWWIAEDNTLVETECGGQLCA comes from the coding sequence GTGAACGGAATAAAACCTGGCGGCGAGGCAACGGATAAAGCGCTGCTTGTCTGGCTCGAGAAACAGTCGCAGCACTTTTCTGCTGAACTTAACGGCCTTACTTTTCTTGCCGCGGTACAGTTTATGGTGCAACTGCTGGGCTTTTACTTATTGGCGGGAATAGTCAGCTGTTTTATCACCTTAAAAGTGCAGCCAACGCTACAGGAGATCGGGATCCTGGCGGTGGTTTTTAGCGTGCAGTTGTTGGTGGTCGCCCTGCGCTACCGGCAGCAATTGCGCTTGTCGCGAAAGGTATTGGAGCATTTTCATCAGCGCCTCAATCAAGCATTGGAAAACCAGAGCCTCGCGTTGATTCGCGATTACTCTGTTGCAAGTTGGCAATCGTTTTTCCTTAAACGGCTACCGGCTGTTCAGCAGTACTTTTGCGATTATCTTCCGCAGCGACGGCTGTCTGTGGGTATTCCTCTTGTTGTATTGCTCGTTTGCTTCCCGATCAGCTGGTTGGTAACGCTGTTGCTGGTAATCTCGGCTCCGCTTGTTCCTCTGTTTATGTGGATCGTGGGCAGTGGGGCCGCGGTGGTACACCGTCAGCACTTCCACGCGCTGGAGCGATTAAGCTCTTTGTTTTTGGATCGCCTGCGAGCGCGACAATTACTGCAGCTGCATCGGCGTGTTGGTGCGGAAGAAAGGCTCTTTACCGAGGCCTCGGGCGATCTTAAAGCGCGCACACTTAAAGTTGTGCGTGTTGCTTTTCTATCGTCTAGCGTGTTGGATTTTTTCTCCACGCTGGCACTGGCGCTGGTTGCCGTATTTGTTGGCTTTAGCCTGCTTGGGCTTATTGGTTTTGGCAACTGGCAAACGGGTATTGCCTTACATGATGGGCTGTTTGTATTGCTACTGGCGCCGCTATTTTTCAGCGAGCTAAAAACACTGGGTCGATTTTACCACCTGCGTGCGGAAGCGGTTGGCGCTGCCCATGGTTTAAAACCCGTGATAGAAACGCCGAGCCCGCGTTTCCAAATTGCTGAAGATGGTGGTTTGAATTTAAGCGGCTTTGAGGTGTTGGCCAATAGTGGAAAGAGTCTGGTTCGGGCAGAAAGCATACGGCTGGAGCCGGGAGATCGAGTGCTTTTACAGGGGCCTTCCGGGGCCGGTAAATCTATTTTTCTGGAAGGTCTGATTGGTTTGCGGCAGGTAAAGGCGAACAGTGAACTGCGTTTACTCGACCGACGGAATATTGGCTGGTTGCCACAAAAACCTATCGTACTGCCGGGGAGCATTCGCGAGAATCTCTGTCTCGGCAAAGTTTTTTCCGAGCGGCGTATTTTAAAGGCGCTGGAAACGGTTGCGTTAAATTCCTGGCTGGCACAGCAGGAGAACGGTTTGGATACGCTGATGGGTGACTACCCTCCGCTTTCCGGCGGACAAAAACAACGCCTAGCCATTGCGCGCCTGCTGTTGTTCGATAAGCCTATTGTATTTCTGGACGAGCCGGGCGCACATCTGAGTGATGCGCAGGCGAACCATATACATTCAATCCTGGAAACAGTATTTGTCGACAAAACGATTGTCTGGGTTTCCCACGACTTAGCTGAAAGCCCGTTTTTTAATAGACGATGGTGGATTGCGGAAGACAATACGCTGGTGGAAACCGAATGCGGAGGTCAGCTGTGCGCTTGA
- a CDS encoding Tll0287-like domain-containing protein, which produces MRYPLLMLTIALTALPSTAEKLDSKRLEQSRAIVEEFHKTLGGKLKAAISEGGFVKAIDVCSEQAPALASAIGKRHEVLVKRISDKARNPLAAADKEESNILRQLANIHASEKPTPLEITTDTRYYKGIAIQPLCLACHGNALEEDVKAALSKHYPSDKAVGYSAGDLRGAFVVEWP; this is translated from the coding sequence ATGAGATACCCCTTATTGATGCTGACCATCGCGCTCACCGCCCTGCCATCGACCGCTGAAAAACTGGATTCCAAACGGCTGGAACAGTCCCGGGCAATCGTCGAAGAGTTTCATAAAACGCTGGGGGGAAAGTTAAAAGCGGCGATAAGCGAGGGTGGGTTCGTGAAGGCCATAGATGTCTGCAGTGAACAGGCTCCGGCGCTTGCCAGTGCCATTGGCAAGCGGCACGAGGTTTTAGTCAAACGTATATCCGATAAAGCACGCAACCCTTTAGCCGCTGCAGACAAAGAAGAAAGTAACATCCTGCGGCAACTGGCCAACATTCACGCCAGCGAGAAACCTACCCCTCTGGAGATCACCACCGACACCCGCTATTACAAAGGTATCGCCATTCAACCACTGTGCCTGGCTTGCCACGGCAATGCACTGGAGGAGGATGTTAAGGCGGCGCTGAGCAAACATTACCCTAGCGACAAGGCGGTGGGTTACAGCGCAGGCGATTTACGCGGCGCGTTTGTGGTGGAGTGGCCCTAA
- a CDS encoding group II truncated hemoglobin → MSSNTVEYGIGQTSYRAAGELPGLTRLVDSFYSFMETLPEAKIILSMHPSDLTASRKKLTYFLSGWLGGPKLYSEHFGSIIIPSAHRHLPIGTAERDAWILCMQKAAEQQPYKESFKVYLIEQLKVPAERIRAVCSA, encoded by the coding sequence ATGAGCTCTAACACAGTAGAATATGGCATAGGACAAACCTCATATAGAGCAGCGGGCGAGCTACCCGGCCTCACCAGGCTTGTCGATTCGTTCTATAGTTTTATGGAAACCCTTCCAGAAGCTAAAATCATTCTCAGTATGCACCCGAGTGATCTTACAGCCTCAAGAAAAAAGCTTACGTACTTTTTATCGGGCTGGTTGGGCGGGCCAAAATTATACTCCGAACATTTCGGTAGTATCATAATTCCCTCGGCCCACAGGCATCTGCCTATTGGAACCGCGGAAAGGGATGCCTGGATTTTATGCATGCAAAAGGCCGCAGAACAACAACCCTACAAAGAATCTTTTAAAGTCTATTTAATCGAGCAACTAAAGGTTCCAGCAGAAAGAATACGCGCCGTGTGTAGCGCCTGA